A single genomic interval of Ruminococcus sp. NK3A76 harbors:
- a CDS encoding LysR substrate-binding domain-containing protein has protein sequence MTIRSVLTELNKAIENGQNFSSKYKGNINICMPVRSALYYLPQIIMEFAKVYPDISVTPYFIYSGYLERFFAGEMDVTFSLEHNMKRIHDVKKHHLFDSGIYLICKKNDMLSRKRLIRESDLSGRNLMVGNTSPPELKAVQQRLIAGGNISYFNSPDHNTTLTNVASERGICLSPGFLNDHTGEFVWIPFDCQEKMPCALYTHKSESRKFVHDFVKLVQQTYENSDLKV, from the coding sequence GTGACAATAAGAAGTGTGCTGACTGAGCTGAACAAGGCGATAGAAAACGGGCAGAATTTCAGCTCAAAGTACAAGGGCAACATCAACATCTGTATGCCAGTGCGGTCTGCACTTTATTATCTGCCGCAGATAATTATGGAGTTTGCAAAGGTCTACCCCGATATTTCCGTCACGCCTTACTTTATTTATTCGGGCTACTTAGAGCGATTTTTTGCAGGCGAAATGGACGTGACGTTCTCCCTCGAACACAATATGAAACGAATCCATGACGTAAAAAAACACCACCTTTTCGACAGCGGCATTTACCTTATCTGCAAGAAAAATGATATGCTCTCACGCAAGCGGCTGATCCGTGAAAGCGACCTCTCGGGGCGGAATTTAATGGTTGGCAATACCTCACCGCCCGAGCTGAAAGCCGTACAGCAGCGCCTTATCGCAGGCGGCAATATCAGCTATTTCAACAGCCCCGACCACAACACCACTTTGACAAATGTGGCGTCCGAGCGTGGCATCTGCCTGTCACCGGGATTCCTCAATGACCACACCGGCGAGTTTGTGTGGATACCCTTTGACTGTCAGGAGAAAATGCCCTGCGCCCTTTATACCCACAAGTCGGAGAGCCGGAAATTCGTACATGACTTTGTAAAGCTCGTTCAACAGACCTACGAGAACAGCGACCTTAAAGTATAG
- a CDS encoding sugar ABC transporter permease — MKTKLKKKGSFSEWLKTYEGQKLYVSILFLVIPLALLLLFTFVPAFNMIIYSFQKRDQFGVDPEFVGIDNYKTIFTNPDYFITFKNSLYYLCGSFIQQALALLLASILCSKLYAKGLFKGVLFFPYLMNGVAVSIIFLRFFTKGNPPLTGEGTLNSVLMSFGAEPVRWMDPAKPFLVNCCLVFVSVWRYIGFDIIMYIGAIQSISPDLYEASDLDGANPWQRFRYIVFPSIKPIISLQLILAVKGAISVFEIPYIITGGNYGSSTFVVKTIETAFKKKQVGLASAMAVVLLIIIIIVTLIQQFVFKDEKDDSDTKRVRRAKKRLEKRGKA; from the coding sequence ATGAAAACGAAACTCAAAAAGAAAGGCAGCTTTTCCGAATGGCTCAAGACCTATGAAGGGCAAAAGCTGTATGTGTCGATACTCTTTCTTGTGATACCGTTAGCACTTTTGCTGTTATTTACCTTTGTTCCTGCGTTCAATATGATAATATACAGCTTCCAGAAGCGTGACCAGTTCGGCGTTGATCCCGAATTTGTCGGTATCGACAATTACAAAACGATCTTCACAAACCCCGATTATTTTATAACCTTCAAGAACAGCCTTTATTATCTGTGCGGTTCATTTATTCAGCAGGCACTTGCGCTGCTGCTGGCATCTATCCTATGCTCAAAGCTCTATGCAAAGGGCTTGTTCAAGGGTGTGTTGTTCTTCCCGTATCTGATGAACGGCGTGGCGGTCTCTATTATATTTCTGCGCTTTTTCACAAAGGGCAACCCTCCTCTTACAGGCGAGGGAACGCTCAACAGCGTGCTTATGTCATTTGGTGCCGAGCCTGTGCGCTGGATGGACCCTGCAAAGCCTTTCTTAGTCAATTGCTGTCTTGTGTTTGTTTCGGTATGGAGGTATATAGGCTTTGACATTATAATGTATATAGGCGCTATACAGTCGATAAGCCCCGATCTTTACGAGGCATCCGATCTTGACGGGGCAAACCCCTGGCAGAGGTTCCGCTATATAGTTTTCCCGAGCATAAAGCCTATAATATCGCTGCAGCTCATACTTGCTGTCAAGGGTGCTATATCAGTATTTGAGATACCTTACATTATCACCGGAGGAAACTACGGCTCATCTACCTTCGTTGTCAAAACTATCGAAACAGCCTTTAAGAAAAAACAGGTAGGTCTTGCCTCGGCAATGGCCGTGGTATTGCTTATCATCATAATAATAGTTACGCTTATCCAGCAGTTTGTTTTCAAAGATGAAAAAGATGATTCTGACACAAAGCGGGTAAGACGTGCAAAAAAAAGACTTGAAAAGAGGGGTAAGGCATGA
- a CDS encoding ABC transporter substrate-binding protein: MKIKRIASAALAAAMALSTMTVLSGCGDKDSSASGDKPVLEVLTNRTDRVDDGSLDKLTDAFEEANNCEVKYVGYQDYSGNVATRMGTEDYGDVLMIPDEVEIKDLANFFEPIGKYDDLKDKYRWADKKMDSDKNVYGLAYGGTATGVLYNKKIWADAGITSMPKTPDEFIEDLKLIDEKTDAIPYYTQYKDASWTITQWQSLVLSASGNPNYYNDLLTNKTDIFAKDGGFYPVYKLMYDVFSTPSIIEEDHMTTEWESSKVWMGEGKIGTMVMGSWAVAQFQEKAENPDDIGYMPVPITAPDGKQYAQTASDYCVGVNKNSKNKDLAKKYVEWFVGESGFAANEGMIPTPADSKLPDNLSDFSDCVLFEEPAAPDELIGKFNEIDTAANFGAWNGDTDNFKIKLAEAAFAGKGDSEFESIIDAENQKWAEARDSIMK; the protein is encoded by the coding sequence ATGAAGATCAAACGAATCGCATCGGCGGCACTTGCTGCCGCAATGGCATTATCGACAATGACCGTGCTAAGCGGCTGTGGCGACAAAGACAGCTCGGCAAGCGGTGACAAACCTGTGCTTGAGGTGCTCACAAACAGAACAGACCGAGTTGATGACGGAAGCCTTGATAAGCTGACAGACGCTTTTGAAGAAGCAAACAACTGTGAGGTCAAGTATGTAGGCTATCAGGACTATTCGGGAAACGTTGCTACAAGAATGGGTACAGAGGATTACGGTGATGTGCTTATGATCCCCGATGAAGTAGAGATAAAGGACCTCGCAAACTTCTTTGAGCCGATAGGCAAGTATGATGACCTTAAGGACAAATACCGCTGGGCTGACAAGAAAATGGATTCCGACAAGAATGTTTACGGCCTTGCCTACGGCGGTACTGCAACAGGCGTTCTTTACAACAAGAAGATATGGGCTGATGCAGGAATCACCTCAATGCCCAAGACACCCGATGAGTTTATCGAAGACTTAAAGCTCATTGATGAAAAGACAGATGCCATCCCTTACTATACACAGTATAAGGACGCAAGCTGGACGATAACACAGTGGCAGAGCCTTGTACTCTCCGCATCAGGCAACCCCAACTATTATAACGACCTGCTCACAAACAAAACAGACATTTTCGCCAAGGACGGCGGTTTCTATCCTGTATATAAGCTTATGTATGATGTTTTCTCAACACCTTCCATTATCGAAGAAGACCACATGACCACCGAATGGGAAAGCTCTAAGGTATGGATGGGCGAAGGTAAGATAGGTACAATGGTAATGGGCTCATGGGCTGTTGCACAGTTCCAGGAAAAGGCTGAAAATCCTGACGATATAGGCTATATGCCTGTTCCGATCACAGCTCCCGACGGCAAGCAGTATGCACAGACAGCTTCTGACTACTGCGTAGGCGTTAATAAGAACTCAAAGAACAAGGATCTTGCAAAGAAGTACGTTGAGTGGTTTGTAGGCGAATCAGGTTTTGCTGCAAACGAGGGCATGATCCCCACACCTGCTGATTCAAAGCTTCCCGATAACCTTTCTGATTTTTCCGACTGTGTGCTCTTTGAAGAGCCTGCTGCACCCGATGAGCTTATAGGCAAGTTCAACGAGATAGACACGGCTGCTAACTTCGGCGCATGGAACGGCGATACAGACAACTTCAAGATCAAGCTCGCCGAGGCTGCATTTGCCGGCAAGGGCGACAGCGAATTTGAAAGCATTATAGATGCTGAAAACCAAAAGTGGGCAGAGGCAAGAGATTCTATAATGAAATAA
- a CDS encoding LacI family DNA-binding transcriptional regulator, which produces MSKAVTLSDIAKLCETSTVTVSKALADKKGVSSELKLKIKQTADELGYVAPKTQENSNNENIVGVLIPEKFMNPNGSFYWALYNDLVKLFSQSGYFCLIEILTEDNENELIMPKMITDGTVSALVSLGQLSREYIVALKRKMPKMILLDYYIHGLDFDCVTSDGYGGGYELTSYLIGKGHKKIGFIGTVKATSSIFDRYMGYMKAMIDNDLKVKDEWTLDDRNNREFIRIAFPEKLPTAFVCNCDETAFHAIKQLEEIGLKVPEDISVVGYDNYLISEVCNPSITTMNIDSRRMADKAVKLLISRIEDPLRDTQSIKIGGSLIEKASVASCAEQ; this is translated from the coding sequence ATGAGTAAAGCAGTAACACTTTCTGATATTGCAAAGCTATGTGAAACAAGCACAGTTACAGTTTCTAAGGCTCTTGCAGACAAAAAAGGAGTAAGCAGCGAGCTTAAGCTGAAAATCAAACAAACTGCTGATGAACTGGGGTACGTTGCTCCAAAAACGCAGGAAAATTCAAATAATGAAAATATTGTTGGTGTACTGATACCTGAAAAATTCATGAATCCAAACGGCTCCTTCTACTGGGCACTGTACAACGACCTCGTTAAGCTGTTTTCTCAGAGCGGATACTTCTGCCTTATCGAAATACTCACGGAGGATAACGAGAATGAGCTTATAATGCCGAAGATGATAACGGACGGAACTGTTTCGGCTTTAGTATCGCTCGGTCAGCTCAGCCGTGAATATATAGTTGCACTCAAAAGAAAAATGCCCAAAATGATACTTCTTGACTACTATATTCATGGGCTTGACTTTGACTGCGTCACTTCTGACGGCTATGGGGGAGGATATGAGCTTACCTCGTATCTGATCGGGAAAGGTCATAAGAAGATAGGCTTCATAGGAACTGTCAAGGCTACTTCCAGTATTTTTGATCGTTATATGGGATATATGAAGGCAATGATAGACAACGACCTGAAGGTAAAGGATGAATGGACGCTTGATGACCGCAACAACAGAGAGTTCATCAGGATAGCCTTCCCTGAAAAACTGCCTACTGCATTCGTCTGCAACTGCGATGAGACCGCTTTTCATGCTATCAAACAGCTTGAGGAGATCGGGCTCAAAGTACCGGAAGATATATCTGTCGTAGGTTATGATAATTATCTTATATCAGAGGTCTGCAATCCATCGATAACTACAATGAACATTGATTCACGCAGAATGGCTGACAAGGCGGTCAAGCTGCTGATAAGCCGAATAGAGGATCCGCTTCGGGACACACAGTCAATAAAAATAGGCGGAAGCCTGATCGAAAAAGCATCTGTCGCAAGCTGTGCCGAACAATAA
- a CDS encoding tyrosine-type recombinase/integrase has protein sequence MKTIEEQRPDIVLIPGDFVDDWSKKVDMLRACEALGKMNVKYGVWYSYGNHDEGFMNSRDFTAAELEQALHDNGIHILSDEYELVDNSFYVVGRKDSSLGERKGTYTDTTKTKKSQRSLKFPDHVMDLLKSYKSEQDAFRALIGSKWTDTDRLFVQENGLPMYHTTPYIWFKRFCESHDFKFCDIHSLRHFYASSLINEGVDPAAVSSALGHSVIGTTTSIYCHTFQQAQARAGDAIANVLDFKKKKPDAS, from the coding sequence ATGAAAACTATCGAGGAACAGCGCCCCGACATTGTGCTTATCCCCGGAGATTTCGTTGATGACTGGTCAAAGAAGGTAGATATGCTGAGAGCCTGCGAAGCACTCGGCAAAATGAATGTAAAATACGGCGTGTGGTATTCCTACGGAAATCATGACGAGGGCTTTATGAACAGCCGTGATTTTACAGCCGCAGAGCTTGAACAAGCTTTGCATGACAACGGAATTCACATTCTCTCAGACGAATATGAGCTTGTAGACAACAGCTTCTATGTGGTCGGCAGGAAGGACAGCTCTCTCGGCGAGCGCAAAGGCACCTACACCGACACTACAAAAACGAAAAAGTCGCAGCGCTCACTTAAATTTCCCGACCATGTAATGGACTTGCTGAAAAGCTACAAGTCAGAGCAGGACGCTTTCAGGGCGCTTATTGGCAGCAAGTGGACGGACACCGACAGACTTTTTGTGCAGGAGAACGGCTTACCGATGTATCACACCACGCCGTACATTTGGTTCAAGAGGTTTTGCGAGAGTCACGATTTCAAATTCTGCGACATACACTCCCTGCGACACTTCTACGCCAGCTCCCTCATCAACGAGGGCGTTGACCCTGCGGCTGTGTCGAGTGCGTTAGGACATAGTGTTATCGGAACAACGACTTCTATTTACTGCCATACCTTTCAGCAGGCGCAGGCGAGGGCTGGTGATGCTATCGCAAATGTGCTTGACTTTAAAAAGAAAAAGCCCGATGCAAGCTGA
- a CDS encoding carbohydrate ABC transporter permease: MNSKGHTRKKVIYPGIVIISLLKYLVLIAGCVMVLLPLLVIILGAFKDSKEFANTGVFELPVSFKFDNFKTAFFEGKVLLGLRNTALIIVISCFGTILTGTMTAFVIQRFDGYFTRAIKGAFLLATLLPNISMQVTVFQIVSKLGLYNTMAAPIILYVGTDIISIYIFMQFLSQIPVSLDESGIMDGASYPRIYFSIILPNLKPAIATVLIIKFVSIYNDFYTPQLYMQDEDLLVVSTVLYKYISSTSIKWEIVFAGIIICILPTLTIFLFLQKYIYSGLVSGAVKE, encoded by the coding sequence ATGAACAGCAAAGGTCATACAAGAAAAAAAGTGATATACCCCGGTATTGTCATAATAAGCCTGCTGAAATATCTTGTTCTCATTGCAGGCTGCGTAATGGTGCTGCTTCCCTTGCTCGTTATCATATTAGGTGCATTTAAAGACAGCAAGGAGTTTGCAAACACAGGTGTGTTTGAACTGCCTGTAAGCTTTAAGTTCGATAATTTCAAAACAGCATTTTTTGAGGGCAAGGTACTTCTGGGACTTAGAAATACAGCTCTTATAATAGTCATCTCCTGCTTCGGAACGATCCTTACGGGAACTATGACGGCTTTTGTTATCCAGCGCTTTGACGGATATTTCACAAGGGCTATAAAGGGCGCATTCCTTTTAGCAACGCTGCTGCCTAACATTTCTATGCAGGTAACTGTATTCCAGATAGTTTCAAAGCTCGGGCTTTATAACACAATGGCAGCACCCATAATACTCTACGTCGGAACAGATATTATCTCGATATACATTTTCATGCAGTTTTTAAGTCAGATACCTGTTTCTCTTGATGAGAGCGGTATAATGGACGGGGCTTCCTACCCGAGAATATATTTTTCGATAATTCTTCCCAACTTAAAGCCTGCGATAGCAACTGTACTTATCATAAAGTTTGTAAGCATATATAATGATTTCTATACCCCACAGCTTTATATGCAGGACGAAGATCTGCTCGTGGTATCAACAGTTTTGTATAAATACATAAGCAGCACATCAATAAAGTGGGAGATAGTCTTTGCAGGAATTATCATATGTATCCTCCCCACACTTACGATCTTCCTTTTCCTGCAAAAATACATTTACAGCGGTCTTGTTTCGGGCGCTGTAAAGGAATAA
- a CDS encoding DUF6551 family protein, with the protein METESREVIDDFSAFIPQVNFELIPIKNLVSNQEYQRNLSTKHVKQAAEHFDLYQINPVKVSRRDGINYVFNGQHTIEIVASVSGSRDTPVWCMVYDGLIYEHEADIFANQMKYTKPLSPYEIFMANIEAGNDKQLIIRELVESYNLRIAHNKQVGTICAIATLESIYDKYGLQNLHRVLRLIIGTWEGDVNSFSSSILTGVARLVFTYDTELIDENFKEKLGMYSIREITRSARERANGSLGYAETMLAMYNKKMKYPLDYLRLHSNKGRKRIVPEEFPEEEDFFSSPDERNNQSETEINNTDPLHSNYYDKTQEG; encoded by the coding sequence ATGGAAACAGAGAGCAGAGAGGTAATTGATGATTTTTCAGCTTTTATTCCACAGGTGAATTTTGAACTTATCCCTATCAAAAATCTTGTATCCAATCAGGAATATCAGCGAAATCTGTCAACTAAACACGTTAAGCAAGCCGCAGAACATTTTGATCTGTATCAGATAAATCCTGTCAAAGTCAGCCGCCGTGACGGAATCAATTATGTATTTAATGGTCAGCACACGATTGAGATAGTTGCGAGCGTATCCGGCTCACGGGACACGCCTGTCTGGTGCATGGTATATGATGGTCTAATATACGAGCATGAGGCTGATATATTTGCCAATCAGATGAAATATACCAAGCCACTCAGCCCATATGAAATATTCATGGCAAATATTGAGGCAGGCAACGACAAACAGCTCATAATTCGTGAGCTGGTAGAATCATATAATCTTAGAATAGCCCACAACAAACAAGTTGGAACCATTTGTGCTATTGCCACTTTGGAATCGATCTACGATAAATATGGGCTTCAGAATCTTCACAGAGTCCTGCGCCTTATTATTGGTACTTGGGAGGGAGATGTGAACTCCTTTTCCTCCAGCATACTGACTGGTGTTGCTCGTCTTGTTTTCACATATGATACTGAGCTGATCGATGAGAATTTCAAGGAGAAACTTGGTATGTATTCTATTCGGGAAATCACCAGATCAGCAAGAGAACGAGCCAATGGTTCTCTCGGTTATGCCGAAACTATGCTCGCTATGTATAACAAAAAAATGAAATATCCTCTAGATTACTTAAGACTTCATAGCAACAAAGGGCGAAAAAGAATTGTGCCAGAGGAATTTCCAGAAGAAGAGGATTTCTTTAGTTCTCCGGATGAGAGGAATAATCAATCGGAAACAGAGATTAACAATACCGATCCCTTGCATTCTAATTATTATGATAAAACCCAGGAAGGTTGA
- a CDS encoding GGDEF domain-containing protein, which produces MNRIRPHIGLLAATLTDAFSNEFVKGAVSAAKRLETDLTVIPGKYLGIQHINDGFEAYYEYQYNVLFNYAAKARFDYIIAPVGTIAYAYDNEQKKRFLDSFSDTPVLCVASDVEGYDCLEFDNGSGIISAVDYLAQHNRKHIGIMAGRSENSECTERYIAYRKGLEKNGLVFKESYLMYCDMSYDCINEAKKLLEDNPEIDAVICINDIIASVVYNAVKECSKTVGRDIAIIGFDDLPFAKDLNPPLATVRADAFLLGSVAVEKAYNYLNGIEDKRHLVETRFIPRESCFEDKRFIKTPKMLFMGGTDSIKNNLKEYISDRTGSYEETMTIYEPLSELIDFLEKEFFDSTASDDSVNIAYEKIMSVFPKDSTFGEVTSKLYALRESLYTWLLRNCMEENLPYIQKLLSTIENTFNQSSKSMPIRYIERTHLENLFIRDSLMFGGNLKGSYADILKRLCNIGSVTSYLYILEKPVEHYNGSEFPDDVKWLFKSFCYGAKCFNIPESEQKISTCKVFDNPKLVSDRTRILIAADLFSAQTQYGLALFEPESAEFIDELELATYQLSSAVRTLDILKNLNNLLTDTRLALAMANDYQYIYCIDTKDGSYIEYRRERTDKDFALKNRGTNFFNDCQKACGRIIYEEDRALFRDMFSKESFIKRINNGELFGFDYRYEKGDVFKYYRLKTIVGTDENEGTVFIGVTDIDAQKRREIEMKAALFKDSLTGVKNKSAYSNTEKKMNALIKENICEDFSVFVFDLNDLKKINDNFGHDEGDKYIRSGSSLICKTFKHSPVFRIGGDEFACIVKDSNYENRVQLKKQIREQVEYNKQHGFVVIAVGSADYIPNKDNCLLDVFKRADKEMYEDKKRLKNS; this is translated from the coding sequence ATGAATAGAATAAGACCTCATATCGGGCTGCTTGCAGCTACACTTACAGATGCATTCTCAAACGAGTTCGTGAAGGGCGCAGTTTCTGCGGCAAAGCGTCTTGAAACAGACCTTACCGTTATACCCGGAAAATATCTCGGTATACAGCATATCAATGACGGTTTTGAAGCATATTATGAATACCAGTACAATGTTCTGTTTAATTACGCCGCCAAAGCCCGTTTTGATTATATCATAGCACCCGTCGGTACTATTGCATATGCGTATGACAATGAGCAAAAAAAGAGATTTCTCGACAGCTTTTCCGATACACCGGTTTTATGCGTTGCATCTGATGTCGAGGGATATGACTGTCTTGAATTTGACAATGGCTCAGGTATTATTTCTGCGGTAGACTATCTTGCGCAGCATAACCGAAAGCATATCGGCATAATGGCAGGCAGGTCTGAAAACAGCGAATGCACTGAAAGGTACATCGCTTACAGAAAAGGACTTGAAAAGAACGGTCTTGTTTTCAAGGAAAGCTATCTTATGTATTGCGATATGTCATACGATTGTATAAACGAAGCAAAAAAACTGCTTGAGGACAATCCCGAGATAGATGCGGTGATATGTATAAATGACATAATCGCATCTGTCGTATATAATGCTGTCAAGGAGTGCAGCAAAACTGTCGGAAGGGATATTGCCATAATAGGCTTTGACGACCTTCCGTTTGCAAAAGACCTGAACCCTCCGCTTGCAACAGTACGGGCTGATGCTTTTTTGCTTGGCAGCGTGGCTGTTGAAAAGGCATATAATTATCTCAACGGCATAGAAGACAAGCGTCACCTTGTCGAAACAAGATTTATACCAAGAGAATCCTGCTTTGAGGATAAACGCTTTATCAAGACCCCGAAAATGCTCTTTATGGGTGGTACTGACTCAATAAAGAATAATCTGAAGGAATACATATCGGACAGAACAGGCTCTTATGAAGAAACAATGACCATATACGAGCCGCTGTCTGAGCTGATAGATTTTCTTGAAAAGGAGTTTTTTGATAGCACGGCATCTGATGATTCTGTTAACATCGCTTACGAAAAGATAATGAGTGTCTTCCCCAAAGACAGCACCTTCGGCGAGGTAACTTCCAAGCTTTATGCACTTAGGGAAAGCCTGTATACCTGGCTTCTGAGAAATTGTATGGAGGAAAACCTGCCGTATATACAAAAGCTGTTGAGCACCATTGAAAACACCTTTAACCAATCGTCTAAATCAATGCCGATAAGATATATCGAACGCACGCATCTTGAAAACCTGTTTATACGTGATTCGCTGATGTTCGGCGGCAATCTGAAGGGTAGCTATGCGGATATCCTAAAAAGGCTCTGCAACATCGGCTCTGTGACAAGTTATCTTTATATCCTCGAAAAGCCCGTTGAACACTATAATGGCTCTGAATTCCCCGATGATGTTAAATGGCTTTTCAAATCATTCTGCTATGGAGCCAAGTGCTTTAATATACCCGAGAGTGAACAGAAAATAAGCACCTGCAAGGTATTTGATAATCCAAAGCTCGTATCAGACCGCACAAGGATACTGATAGCAGCCGACCTTTTTTCTGCTCAGACACAGTACGGGTTAGCACTGTTTGAGCCGGAGAGCGCTGAGTTTATTGATGAGCTTGAGCTTGCGACATATCAGCTCAGCTCGGCGGTGAGAACTCTTGATATTCTCAAAAACCTGAACAACCTCCTCACCGACACAAGGCTCGCTCTTGCTATGGCTAATGACTATCAGTATATATACTGCATAGATACAAAAGACGGCAGCTACATCGAATATCGGCGTGAAAGGACCGACAAGGATTTTGCGTTAAAGAACAGGGGCACAAACTTTTTCAATGACTGCCAAAAAGCCTGCGGCAGAATAATATACGAAGAAGACCGTGCGCTTTTTCGTGATATGTTCAGCAAGGAGTCGTTCATTAAACGGATCAATAACGGTGAGCTTTTCGGCTTTGATTACAGATACGAAAAGGGCGATGTTTTTAAATACTACCGTCTGAAAACCATAGTAGGCACAGATGAAAACGAAGGCACGGTGTTTATAGGCGTTACGGATATAGACGCTCAGAAGCGCCGTGAGATCGAAATGAAAGCAGCGCTCTTCAAAGACTCACTTACGGGTGTAAAGAACAAATCTGCATATAGCAATACAGAAAAGAAAATGAATGCTCTTATTAAAGAAAATATATGTGAGGATTTTTCTGTATTTGTATTTGACCTAAATGATCTGAAAAAGATAAACGATAATTTCGGGCATGACGAAGGTGATAAATATATACGCTCAGGCTCATCGCTGATATGCAAAACATTCAAACATTCACCCGTTTTCAGGATAGGCGGAGATGAATTTGCCTGCATTGTGAAAGACAGCAACTACGAAAACAGAGTACAGCTCAAAAAACAAATAAGAGAGCAAGTTGAATACAATAAGCAGCACGGCTTTGTAGTTATTGCCGTCGGCAGTGCAGATTATATACCCAATAAAGACAACTGCCTGCTCGATGTATTCAAAAGAGCAGATAAAGAAATGTACGAAGATAAAAAACGGCTGAAAAACAGTTGA
- a CDS encoding cellulase family glycosylhydrolase has protein sequence MISVRSDKTALMRKITILMTIIVLMLTGYSIPADAASDGFYVSGTQIMDANGKAFVMRGVNIPHAWFSSYTETAIKAAANLNANTVRIVCADGQKWSKTSNSDLQKIVSACKNNKLVCILEVHDATGSDSTSDLDAAVNYWIENKNVLQGNEKYVILNIANEWYGSWDGYSWAEGNKSAIKKIRNAGISNMIMIDCAGWGQYPDSIKYYGKSVFNADSKKNTVFSIHMYEYAGGNANTVKNNIDNALNIGVPVVIGEFGGQHTNGDVDEYTIMSYCQQKGVGYLGWSWKGNGSDMNYLDIANDWAGNSLTSWGSTLFNDSNGIKNTSKICSVFTGSSSSSSSSSSSSGSSSSSASSNSGDPYISLFWGQATASPWGQPVSVITSKNGGSFNASNIKKNGYFYVEYSNNNAKQIELILQSWSGGTGWAKVSAYEYGTANGHSYAKFSYNDCVNAFGSSSFSSYLDQIHVGCKKNTTTVYSVCYCYK, from the coding sequence ATGATTAGTGTAAGATCGGACAAGACAGCTTTGATGCGCAAAATAACGATATTGATGACTATTATCGTTCTGATGCTGACAGGCTACAGCATTCCCGCAGATGCCGCATCCGACGGCTTTTATGTGAGTGGGACTCAGATCATGGATGCAAATGGAAAAGCCTTTGTAATGCGAGGAGTTAATATTCCTCATGCGTGGTTCTCTTCCTACACGGAAACGGCAATAAAGGCGGCTGCAAATCTTAATGCAAACACAGTAAGAATAGTTTGTGCGGACGGGCAAAAATGGTCCAAAACATCCAACAGCGACCTTCAGAAGATCGTTTCAGCCTGCAAGAACAACAAGTTGGTCTGCATTCTTGAAGTACACGATGCAACAGGAAGCGACAGCACAAGCGATCTTGATGCAGCAGTCAATTACTGGATCGAGAACAAAAACGTGCTCCAAGGCAATGAGAAATATGTTATCCTGAATATCGCCAACGAATGGTACGGCTCCTGGGATGGCTATTCATGGGCAGAGGGCAATAAGTCTGCGATCAAAAAGATAAGAAACGCCGGGATCTCAAATATGATAATGATCGACTGTGCAGGTTGGGGACAGTATCCTGACTCTATAAAGTACTACGGCAAGTCTGTTTTCAATGCTGACAGCAAGAAAAACACGGTATTCTCTATCCATATGTATGAATACGCAGGCGGCAATGCAAATACAGTTAAAAACAACATCGACAATGCTCTGAATATCGGCGTTCCCGTAGTCATCGGCGAATTTGGCGGTCAGCACACTAACGGGGATGTTGATGAATATACAATAATGAGCTACTGTCAGCAGAAGGGTGTTGGCTATCTTGGCTGGTCGTGGAAAGGTAATGGCTCGGATATGAATTATCTTGACATAGCAAACGATTGGGCAGGAAACTCTCTCACATCATGGGGCAGCACCCTCTTTAACGACTCCAACGGTATAAAGAATACATCAAAGATATGCTCGGTGTTTACCGGAAGCTCATCATCTTCATCGAGTAGTTCTTCGTCTTCCGGCAGCAGCTCTTCATCGGCTTCTTCAAACAGTGGAGATCCTTATATTTCTCTGTTCTGGGGACAGGCTACAGCAAGCCCTTGGGGACAGCCCGTTTCTGTTATAACAAGCAAAAACGGCGGTTCATTTAATGCTTCCAATATTAAAAAGAATGGCTATTTCTATGTGGAATATTCCAACAATAATGCAAAGCAGATAGAGCTTATACTGCAAAGCTGGAGCGGCGGAACAGGCTGGGCTAAGGTCTCAGCTTATGAATACGGAACAGCTAATGGTCACAGCTATGCAAAGTTTTCCTATAACGACTGTGTAAACGCTTTTGGAAGCAGCAGCTTTTCCTCATATCTTGATCAGATACATGTAGGCTGCAAGAAAAATACCACCACCGTATATTCTGTTTGCTATTGCTATAAATAG